In Candidatus Margulisiibacteriota bacterium, the sequence TTCTGGCATTTATAGAACTTAAATATAGAAGCGTATTTGCTGTATATATCCGGAATTAGCAGCTGTCATAATTATTGAATCCCGTTGATAAACCGGAATACTTGTTTTAATCTTGTTTTGTACGACCTGCGATTATTTAGCTCATGCTTACAAAGCCATGGACATAGCTGTCACGAATGTTTCGGTTAACAGCTGAGACCTTATTACTGTAATTGCCCTCAACGGTATGTATGATATCTCCTTCTACACTTGCCACAATTCCTACGTGAGATCCTCCGCCAGCGCCGAACAGAATTAAATCTCCTGGTTTGACCGTGCCTGGATTTCTGGATTGATTATATTTACCGTTGGTTTGTGCCCAATTTACGATAGAGCTGCAACCTGCTTGGAACCCAAAGGGACTGTTTCCCCCTGTTACCTGATTGTAAACAGTACTTACAAAGTCAGCACACCAGTGCTCATTGTAACCACCTTGATGCCATTTGTTCTGAGTAAACTGGGCTTGTCCGCCGGTACCTTCGCTAATTCCAAGATAGCTTAATGCTTTTCTTGTCGCATCTTGAGCAACTCCTTCACCAACTACGCTTACTCCTTCACCAATTCCTTCTATATTGCTTGAACCTGTTGCTTTATTTGTTTTGTCTGTTTTCTTGGTTTTATTATTAAATATCTTATCTTGAGCGAAATTTTTCCCTGAAAAAGCATCGGCTACGATTGATGTTTCTTCTTCTTCAGAATCCGGGTCTCCAGGTTTAGCATTAATTGCCTTATTGATTATTCCATCTATCAGGTTTTTGGCAAATGTGGAAGTTTTGGGCTTGACTATGTTGCCTGTAGTTGTTGAAGTTACGGATATTTGGGTGGTTTTGGTCGGATCAATTCCCGGAGCTGTATAGCTCGGATCAAAATCTTTTCCTACTCCTGGTGTTGTAGGGACTACTCTATTATTGTCGATTAGATTGTCGGTCTGAGGTTTGATTGTGTTTCCACTATCTATTAAGTCAGTTTTAAACATGGTTGTGACGTTAATGTTTGTTTTCTCGATACCAGGGATTGTTTCTGTGGCTGCTGCGGGTGGTATGGTTCCTGGTGCATAACTGAGTGCTCCGGGATTATTGCCTTCGTAGGTGTCGGTATTGTTACTTTGAATGGGAGGAGCGTCATCGACGCTTAAGTAACCGGGTTCCTGGTTGATACCTGATAGATTGTTGTTAACGGGTGTGGTGGTAGGTTCCTGTGGTTTTATCGTAATTTCGGGCATAGTTTATTACCACCTTTTGAACAAATTCTGAACTAACTATTCATAACTGTTAATCGGCATGTTTATATAATAATCTTGTATCGAAAGATTCTGTTGTATTATTTGCGGCGATGCTTTTTTTTATGATGAGCATGCTGTGGCTGTGGTTTTCTAAAGCCTGCCTGTTTTTGCTGATTTTGCATTCCTTTAGAGAGTTGTATTATTTTTTTGAGATTAGTCCATGATTTTGATATTCTTTTGCCAAGATAGAGTGCTCCGATAAAAAGCAGAATTAAAACTACAACGACTACTATGACAATTATTGCAATGACCCAGTTGTCCATATTATAATTTTCCTTTCTATTTTAACCAACTTGATGATGACCTTTTTTTGAATCATCTTTGTACCGATAACAATGTTCGATTTTACCAGTACAATTACCACTATTATAGACTGCGGAATGAAAATCGTATATCGGCTTAAAATTATACTGCATTTTATCAAAAAAAAATATGCTGAATACTTTAGCAAATCTGATCAAGTTCAATTGATGATGGGGCAGGGTTAAAGATAATAAAGACGAGTTCGAGATCCCTATTGTTACAATAAAAGAAAATGCTACCGTAGATGTCCTCCATATTGATAAAGCATCAGGGATAAGGTGGCGGGATTAAAATAGAGAAGATAGTTGGCTTTTTTTGAGTTGATTTAAGTTTCCGTGTGTCTGAAAGCTTAATATATGTATGGGCACTGAGTCGTATCTTTCATCTGGCGACAGCAGGAAATTGCGTCTGCAACCAGCTGTTGTTGGCTCGTTGGCAATTTTTCCTGGAGGAGCATCAGTTCGTGGATTTGATGTTCATTGAGCCTGGAGATTTTTTCTTTTATTTGTTTCTGCTTTTCAGGAGCTAATTTGTTGCTCAGCTCCAATCCTTTTTGTGCTTCTGCTAAGACTGCGGCGAGAACTTTTTTGTCAATTTGCTGATCATTTTCGAATTTTTTTCGAAGATCTTTAAGGCTTTCTTCTGAGAAGCTAATATTTAGCTCTGCTTTTCCGGAAGGGTCAGTGTTCATGACATAAGCTATTTTCTTTGTCACAAGTTTGATCGGATAGAGCCAGCTTCCCGGTAAGCTGTAAGCAGAAGTCCCGACAACACTGGCACTCATGAACATTGCAAGGAGGAAGCTTGCGGCTTTCAACATTACAGGTAGTTTCAATCGCAGGCTGAAAGTATTCTTTTTCTTTTGGGCGATCTTATCCACGGCTATGACCGTTTTTGCAAAAGCAAGCATATTGATCTCAGGCTTAGGAAGTTTTTTTATCGATTTTGCAAGTGCCGACATTTCTTCGAGTTCTTTGCTCCCTGCAGAAAGGTCATCCGCGTTGTTATCAAGTAATTGATCGAATTCATCGTCTATTCCGTTTCCCATTTTTCGCCTTTCGATAACATTTTTCGCAAACTCCGGACTGCCCTGAATTGAAGCGATTTAATTGCACCCTCGGTTTTGCCAAGGAAGTCTGCAATTTGTTTATTGCTAAAATCATTGATAAATTTATAAATAACTACATCTTGTTGCTCTTGCGGCAATTTCTGTAGCTGACGCCGGAGATCTTCTCCGCTTACATATTCTGTAAAATCTGTTTCGGTCTCCTGATATTCCTGTGTCATCGCGGTTCCAAGCTTGCTGTTTTCTCTTTTTCGGTAGTAATCAATGATCAGGTTCCTGGCAATGGTATAAAGCCAGCTTTCTATATTTCCTTGCAGAGTAGTAATGTTTTTGACCATTTTCATAAATACTTCATGTGTTAGGTCTTCAGTATCTTCACGTGTCGAGACCTTATAAAAAATATAATTATATATTTTTGAGTAGTAATATTCACATATTTCTGTCAGTGCTTCGCTATCATAATTTTTGGCACGAGAGATAACCTGTTCGCTAATCAATATTAATACCCCATATACTTTCTATCTAAGACGAATGAGAGTGTTTATAGTTACGATCTGTTTTTATAAGACCATAGTTTGCAGCATTTATTAATAATAGTGATGACTTAAAGCCAGACTATAACTTATATAGTTTAATACTTTTCCTGTAAAATTCAATATAGACTCTTCTTGACATATTTCTGTAGATATAATAAATCTACCTTAGAATACAATTGCTTAATACGGAATCAGTAAGGAATAATGTGCCATATTCTTGAATTGTAATTATTACGCTTGCAGCAGCAGGGGAATGATATGAATTTAGGAATAATCCTTCGATTAAATTCTAGAGAGATATTTAAATATAGCTTGCTTGTGGGGATTCTAGCTACTTTTATCGATGCCGTAATAGCTCATGGTATCTGGAGGGGAACTGATCCTTACTGGACTTATTGGGTAACGAATGTGTTCCTTTTTAGTACAGTATTTTCTATCGGAGCTACTTTCTGGGGTGTCGGGCTCCGACAGGGACTTGTTCTAAGTTTTTTCAGTGCCTGGGCTTTTGCTTTCTATTATGATTATTTTGCACCGTTAGGGCTTCCTCAGGAGTCTTGGTGGCTGGAGTCCCGGGATTTGTGGACTGCCGGATTTGTGACTTGTTATCTGGTTGTGTTAGCCGGGTATCTTATCTCCTTATGGATGTGGCTTCGAATAAAAGCAAGAAAAGAGTCTTCCGAACTATCAACTCTGGCTACCTGTGAACATGTTGAAATCTTAAGATTTACAGTTATTGCCAGCCTTGCGGTCCTCATCGTCGATGGTTTAATTACTCAGGGATTATTATTCAGGCATTTTCCAGGAGTGACTTTTTATTTCCAGCGTTTTTTATTGTCTTATATAGTCCTCTATTTCTGGACAGTGTATATCGGGTTCGAAAAACAGGGGATATTTTCCTCTGCTTTTTTGCTGAGCTTGATATGGACGGGCTACTCTATGTATCTTGGTCCGGTAGATTTGCCATTATCTCCTCCCCGGTACCTTAACTATATTCCACTCTGGTTAAAGGTGTTTCCCGGTAGTTTTCTTTCTATTTTCACCGGCATATTTATTTTGTCCCGTTTGATCCCCCAAAAAAAACCTAACTCAGTGGTTTTGATCTCAGCAGTTTTTGTTTCCATTATAGCCCTAGGCAATCCTCTCTTTGCATCCGAAGGCCTTTTTGCGTCAGCTGCAGCTTCTGGGAGCGGGTCGAGTTATTTTGGCGCTGATCCTTATAATTTGAAGATAGTCCAGCCTATGATCGGTTCTATCAAACTTCAGGTAAACGATATCGGTAACCGAGAATCGCAAGTAAAGAATAATGATAAAGTAAATATCGTATCTAATTTTATGGCAGGGAATTCAGCTTATCGAGTGGTTATTACGAGAGCTATGCCGCGTCACCCACTCGGGACCTATCCTGTCTGGATGGGGGTTGCGTTTAATCCTAAGATACATGGAATGACAGGGATCGGAACAAGCAAATTGCCCGAGATAATCCCTGAGATAGCTGTGTGGGGGTGGGCTGAAGTCTGGAAAGACGGGAAACTAATTTCCAAAATGGTTCCTGCGCAAGTTACGGTAATAGCCAAAGGGGCTACGAAAGGAATTACCTTGGAAGTCGGTGCCGAAGAGAAAGATCTTGTTGGTGATCCTGCCGGTTATATCCATGTGCGCTGGCCAAAGGTATCTTCAGTCAATTTGCCGGTAATAGCGATATATAGCCGGGAGATGGGAGGCTGGATTGTTTTGATAGCTATTAATCTGGCTTTTTTATGGCTTATTATAGACTCTCCCTATCGAATTAAAAAAAAAGGATTCACAAGGAAACAGGTAAAAGCTAGATGAAATGGAGCTTTCTCTTTACTCAACCGCCTATTTGTACCATGCAGTCATTCGAATTATACGTGCCGCATTTTGGTTTGTTTTGCACGGCTTGATCGAGGGCTTCGGTCATTGTAAGCTCGCCGATATTAACCTCATAATCTGAGAATAAACAGGGTTTTAGTTTCCCATCACAGGTGAGCCTGAGCCTGTTGCATAGCTCACATTGTCCGGCATTTGCATTTTCAATGATATAGCGTTGCCCCGTTTTTAAGTTCATTTCTTTAATGAACCGTATTTCCAGCCCATTTTTTTTTGCAAATTGAGTCAGGTCATCAAGTTCGTTTTCATTAAAATCTTTGATAACGACGGTATTAATCTTGATTGTGGTAAACCTGGCTTTTTTGGCTGTGTGTATCCCTTCGATGACATCTGCTAATTTTCCTCCCCTGGTCAAATAGGAGAACTTTTCGGGGACCAATGTGTCCAAGCTTATATTTAGCCGCTGAAGGCCTGCGGCTTTTAGCTTGTATGCATAGTGTGGTAAGAGAGAGCCGTTGGTTGTCATGCATAGGTCTTTAATTCCTGGGATCGAACTGATAAGCTGTATCAGGTAAACAATGTTTTTTCTCACGAGTGGTTCTCCTCCGGTGATCCTTACTTTGTCGATTCCGGATGCAACGTATGCTTTGACTATCTCGTGAATTTTTTCAAGCGAAAGTATTTCTTCGTGTTTTTTTAGCGTAACGCCTTCTTCCGGACGGCAGTATTTGCAGGCGTAGTTACATTTATCTGTTACTGAAACCCTGAGATAATTAATTTTTCGCCCGTAGCTGTCAAAAAGCATTTTATCTCCTGTTTATCATCGTTTCTGCCATTTTTATATCAGTTTCAGTATTTAAATTAATAAATGATCTCATATCAGGATCAAGTTCCTTTATTGTCTTTTCATTAATGTATTTTGCCTTTACTTTTTGCAGAAAGGAAATTATCCGGCCTCGTTTTTCCTTCATGGCGTTTTCGATAGCCGGTAAACAATTGCGGGAGTAGATGGCGAAAAGAGGTTCGTAATTGCCTTGAACAACGGGAATAACCGCATCATATTCAGCACAATTGTTTTGCAGATAGCTGAATAGCTTTTCATGGAAAAATGGCATATCAACGGCAGTAACAAAATTGTGGAGGCTTGAACTGGCTAATAATCCGCTATAGATCCCCATTAACGGGCCCTGCTGTTTTTCTTTATCGATAGCAATTTTTTCTTCATAGTTTGTATAGAGTTCCGGGCGGTTGGTAACAATGATCAGTTGGGTACTCTTTTTTTTAAGTGTAGCGATCTTTCTGTCAATAAGATATTTTCCGTCGAAGGTAACAAAGGCTTTTTCTATATTGCCTAACCGAGTTCCTTCTCCGCCTGCCAAAATTATTGAGGTAAGTTTATTTTTCACGTAATTTAATGACAATTTCTTTGTGGCCTTCAGTACCTTTTAGAGGTTTTAGCAGACCTAGAATTGTCGAGGCAACTATTTCCTGTATAAAAGGGTTTAATCCAATTTGCTTGTTATTCACTTCGATTTCTACTTCCATTGACTTGTTATGCTCATTACAACAGCTCATAATTATTCTCCTTAAATACCGGTAGTTTTCGGACATTTCCCGTTAGCAAAGGGACCCTGTTTATTGGTCGCTGGCTAGTTTCCTTGCTGCCGGAGCGGGATTATTATTAATGCTTATGGTAACATAAGCTGTTGGTTTTTTGAACAGGTTAGCTGGACTGTCCTGTCTTAAACAGTGAATTATATACTAAATACAGCTATAGAGTTCTTGTGTATAATTTAAGTGGAGTGTTTCTGGTGGTTATTAAAAAGAAATTATACGCGTTAAGAAAATATCTGTTTATCGGAGGCGGTGGGTTCTTCGGTGCTGTTGCAAGGGTTTTGCTAAAAAAACTGATGCTTGTTTATCCTTTGAGTCATTTTCCTTATGTTACGCTGTTTATTAATATTTCCGGTAGTTTCTTTCTGGCATTGTTTATTACATTGGCATTAGATTTATGGGAACTTGACTCTGATATACGCCTAGGTGTGGCGACTGGTTTTTTTGGTGCATATACTACCTTTTCTGCATTTTGCAAAGAAACTGTAGATTTATCTATTCAGGGAGCATATACGTTTGCGTTATTCTATATGGTGAATTCTGTGGTACTAGGGCTATTGGCTACGTATTGCGGTATTTTGATCGCTCGAAAAATCATTCTTATTGTGACAAAAGAAGAGATCGATGAGACGTTGTGAGCTAAAGAGTGAGGAAGGCAAATGACCTATTTATTGGTTGGTATTGGCGGGATATTGGGAAGTTTTACGAGATATGTCCTCGGCAGGTTCGTGTCGGAGAAAGCTTCTTCAACAATTCCGATGGGGACAGTGCTCGTCAATATTTCGGGTGCATTTTTTTTGGGTGTATTTAGCGCAAGCGGTGTAAGTCAGCATTGGTACCATCTTATTGCAGATGGATTTCTTGGTGCATATACTACCTTTTCTACCTTTATGTATGAAGGATTTAATCTTTTTCAGGATCGGGAAATGCTTAATGCTTTTATCTATATTATCTTTTCTCTGCTTTTTGGTATTATCGGTTTTGCTCTGGGTATGATGATTGCTCGATATTTATAAATTGGAGGTGGGGGGGATGGATCTGAGTGGAAAATGTAAGCTTTTGACCATTTATATCAATGAAGATGCGAAGTATGACGGACATAATCTTTATCATTATCTGGTATTAAAATTGAAAGAAATGGGAGTTGCTGGCGTTACCGTGAGCAGGGGCCTAGAAAGTTATGGCAAGAATAAGCGGCTGCATACAGCGAAAATCTTGGACTTATCCCTAAGCCTTCCGATAATTGTTGAAGTTATTGATACTGAGGAACAGATCGATCGAATTCTTCCCATTGTGAAATCGGTAGTAAACGGAGGGTTAATTACACTGACAAGCATAGAAGTTGTGCAATACGGAAAATAAAAATATTGACAATCCTACTCCTTTATCTTTAAAATGCCAGCTGCTATATGTGATTTGATTCACATGCCGCAGAGATTT encodes:
- a CDS encoding DUF190 domain-containing protein translates to MDLSGKCKLLTIYINEDAKYDGHNLYHYLVLKLKEMGVAGVTVSRGLESYGKNKRLHTAKILDLSLSLPIIVEVIDTEEQIDRILPIVKSVVNGGLITLTSIEVVQYGK
- a CDS encoding fluoride efflux transporter CrcB codes for the protein MTYLLVGIGGILGSFTRYVLGRFVSEKASSTIPMGTVLVNISGAFFLGVFSASGVSQHWYHLIADGFLGAYTTFSTFMYEGFNLFQDREMLNAFIYIIFSLLFGIIGFALGMMIARYL
- a CDS encoding radical SAM protein, coding for MLFDSYGRKINYLRVSVTDKCNYACKYCRPEEGVTLKKHEEILSLEKIHEIVKAYVASGIDKVRITGGEPLVRKNIVYLIQLISSIPGIKDLCMTTNGSLLPHYAYKLKAAGLQRLNISLDTLVPEKFSYLTRGGKLADVIEGIHTAKKARFTTIKINTVVIKDFNENELDDLTQFAKKNGLEIRFIKEMNLKTGQRYIIENANAGQCELCNRLRLTCDGKLKPCLFSDYEVNIGELTMTEALDQAVQNKPKCGTYNSNDCMVQIGG
- a CDS encoding chromosome condensation protein CrcB, which codes for MDCPVLNSELYTKYSYRVLVYNLSGVFLVVIKKKLYALRKYLFIGGGGFFGAVARVLLKKLMLVYPLSHFPYVTLFINISGSFFLALFITLALDLWELDSDIRLGVATGFFGAYTTFSAFCKETVDLSIQGAYTFALFYMVNSVVLGLLATYCGILIARKIILIVTKEEIDETL